The Bombus fervidus isolate BK054 chromosome 3, iyBomFerv1, whole genome shotgun sequence genome includes a window with the following:
- the Sec16 gene encoding endoplasmic reticulum export factor secretory 16 isoform X1, with protein MSNPYRARPTRSRIDHSLGYGTHNQNIWNPMSRVPPEVSSNDPVQHQPPLMNQPKQSNDPWNNSWNWDFDKQADNQQQQPLQSERQQQHYVPSYANQGQLIPNSIQDHYYQSVNGNKNDLLNQNSTSNRNIPGTVANRPPIPNHTDSFTSYSNYNQYQQYPPPPPPRTNSIKSGSTNFDQPQWAGDQQSQNVSYLQKSGVQNQKEQASRPTLVGSNYNWMKSNQTNVMIPQNWQKPAAVSGHWQDPKMDKEAQNFDDIGNRYTPPVQQTRPSQHLLPSTENKEYSINDTNDANNWSNQVNISSQWNAQNCESAIPNQSQQITQAYNANDEFNSWPQTNTEVSQSRKKTNDNNATQWLHEQQENNNLIEESVKQEVTGAIATNDWQQNRTITSHHIHSNIIPAAEPNIEHEERKWSAPSLILNSVSSKDSNTQIKTSIAKSYPSDSRLNMSATPETISTVASSENISVQGNNDFNLANDATEWGKSNSTEELPIKLEQLNLGTKVNKNVESQNELKEAQSVNPEDGWNQNTISNNNITPDNISGLPLECAVLGTENAHSNDNQNLISQDHTALNPYQMTNIKSSDNIAQSGYDQWYSQDTLPLSSENTLYSKDNVRPPKEWSIEQNVENYENIQQPSEFINLEVVTPSLQERDIYGSRDSINKETLDNDPKPVPNSAKEVASTRDFRQEISNIEVPSVQQSTRSHSLLQAEQVPDNYEFASNDRNTFLETGELTDSHQEHEPSPPSQDDENDEVPNDIPFLREVPGQSSSIDPRRNDPTGQEQYVQTGQRLSDPRRNDPSGQEQGLQLRSMSERSERRDVPPGQERNVPLLSRSDSDTMERRNDPSGRERSLPPQQSRNDPSGEERYQSQSQIMLEPSETREIPGRGNESEDPVQQTEENLRQIPGGASSNEVTQSADDRSNGRVVTGSQEVPSIGSAIQDQTSDSRNKREEAVGASIRESQGIPSASNRRDSYEDEDDEGGSGNSRDDSRERRRDSSSERRRYEYERKSAYYDREREYDDDYYYDRRRGGENDRTYNTRDEFDRREIPYREDDRKHHSRDDLDRHSREEVDRRGRTKEDLDDRDIRRRPDDRRKDRVDDGIRRRERDIRDYDLRYSRDRDYLDRDRRRDDRRPRRYDDYDIRDPYRREYYDDPYSRGSRPSSRSSYNDRDREYYMRSRDPYYPYNGYPGYDYGVHYASNYYAYIENLRRTNPAAYSEWYHKYYANQHQQQHISRGVVNYPEDRASVHSGRSSCDERTTGDKRTLADISMLEDSTTTSARMTPTKFSISHVYGCFSIGSLIHVHPAYPSDGERAKVDIFRLDNLLSHDPVARDLRAYPGPLIKQVGVTHKKTIIEYCENKIKKAASNEEMVDRASYILLYELMIMLIQQNGNVVGVDIAALLLRNKDAYPYDVNKQKSQDSGRRESIISQRSGASVGDSVQGSQDGALTSEKVESKPRKSTEQITDEFRSTLLYGLVQEALEYAMNEGLWGHALFLASKLDKRTHASVMTRFANSLPYHDPLQTLYQLHSGRVPAVVTGISDPRWDDWRPHLAMIISNTSANPEINRRSITTLGDTLSARGDIYAAHFCYVLAQVDFGTYGASNVKLVLIGANHHKAYNVFFSTEAIMLTEIYEYARNLSEPGFTLVDLQTFKFDLVIKMVDHGLIEKALLYIEQIAVNIFNEPSKYKKSFINAVYNLGDRIRYHDPVYKDSIDEATTLTWFNNLAEIVGKCHEGEITENEVYVPQAKQESYNGIQNQEVHEMQQQQQWNTTQAEYREGSTSMMEVATTDTQSEWQPLSLPPNIPDTYDQTMQYTRNNEESCQYQQPQQQDYWTQDSYYQSNYGRNDSTITNWQQSTYSPEQSDIDNSQQQEKWNYKTEREEQTPTFESSQPAISMTPSMRKQYDPLEELDALETPQPASKPAASSKKASEKPVEKKSSNSGGSWFGGLFSKLAPKPRNQMILPDDSNPTIVWDPVAKKWMNKDEDGDSNSATIAPPPKASDMGFRSPVPEQASQPPQSSQPPSQADDTSVNKFKLPRGRSMRANYIDVMNPGGSKNSAVPSSIPTPVTSPMVPMATSSPQLFIPAPVNDPSVPVDFLTSMEATAAVPTNVPENTSQGFSRWSSTSSLSREVQSYTMRDPRFLPQNKGPMMYNPNDMKNRSVKNIQQSRYPPR; from the exons ATGAGT AATCCTTATAGAGCCAGACCAACTAGGTCTAGAATAGATCACAGCTTAGGCTATGGAACTCATAATCAAAATATATGGAATCCAATGTCTAGAGTACCACCTGAAGTATCGTCAAATGATCCTGTTCAACATCAACCACCACTCATGAATCAGCCAAAACAGTCGAATGATCCTTGGAATAATTCATGGAATTGGGATTTTGACAAACAGGCAGATAATCAGCAACAGCAACCGCTACAGTCAGAACGACAGCAACAGCATTATGTACCTTCTTATGCCAATCAAGGACAGTTGATACCCAATTCTATTCAAGATCATTATTATCAAAGTGTTAACGGTAATAAGAATGATCTACTCAATCAGAATTCGACATCAAACAGAAATATACCAGGGACAGTTGCTAATAGGCCACCAATTCCTAATCATACAGACTCTTTTACATcttattcaaattataatcAATATCAGCAATatccaccaccaccaccacctcgAACAAATTCTATTAAATCTGGATCTACGAATTTCGATCAACCGCAATGGGCAGGTGATCAACAAtctcaaaatgtttcatatttacaaaaGTCAGGTGTTCAAAATCAAAAAGAGCAAGCGTCACGTCCTACTTTAGTTGGTAGCAATTATAATTGGATGAAGTCTAATCAAACAAATGTAATGATTCCACAAAATTGGCAAAAACCAGCTGCTGTATCAGGACATTGGCAGGATCCAAAAATGGACAAGGAGGCACAAAATTTTGATGATATAGGTAATCGATATACACCACCGGTACAACAAACTAGACCAAGCCAGCACCTTCTACCTTCTactgaaaataaagaatattctataaatgATACGAATGATGCAAATAATTGGTCTAATCAAGTTAATATATCTTCTCAATGGAATGCTCAGAACTGCGAATCTGCAATACCTAATCAAAGTCAGCAAATAACACAAGCTTATAATGCTAATGATGAATTTAATTCTTGGCCTCAAACAAATACTGAAGTCTCACAATCTCGGAAAAAGACCAACGACAATAATGCAACTCAATGGTTACATGAACAgcaggaaaataataatttaatagaagAAAGTGTTAAACAAGAAGTTACTGGTGCAATTGCTACAAATGACTGGCAACAAAATCGTACAATAACATCTCATCACATTCATTCTAATATTATTCCAGCAGCAGAACCAAATATAGAAcatgaagaaagaaaatggtcTGCTCCttcgttaattttaaattctgtCAGCTCTAAAGATTCTAATACACAGATAAAAACAAGTATCGCTAAATCATATCCATCTGACTCCCGGCTTAATATGTCCGCTACTCCTGAAACTATATCAACTGTTGCAAgttctgaaaatatttctgtgcAAGGGAACAATGATTTTAATTTAGCAAATGATGCAACAGAATGGGGTAAAAGTAATTCAACTGAGGAGTTGCCTATAAAATTAGAACAGTTAAATCTTGGTactaaagtaaataaaaatgttgaaagtCAAAATGAGTTGAAAGAAGCACAATCTGTTAATCCTGAAGATGGGTGGAATCAAAATACAATttccaataataatattacaccTGATAATATATCTGGATTGCCTTTAGAATGTGCTGTACTCGGTACAGAAAATGCTCATTCCAATGATAATCAAAATCTTATTAGTCAAGATCATACGGCGCTTAATCCATATCAAATGACAAACATTAAGTCTTCAGACAATATAGCACAAAGTGGATATGATCAATGGTACAGCCAGGATACATTGCCACTTTCATCAGAAAATACATTGTATTCGAAAGATAATGTTCGTCCACCAAAAGAATGGAGTATAGAACAAAATGTAGAGAACTATGAAAATATCCAACAGCCTtcagaatttataaatttagaagTAGTCACGCCATCCTTACAAGAACGAGATATATATGGCTCAAGAGATTCTATAAATAAGGAAACTTTAGATAATGATCCTAAACCAGTTCCAAATTCTGCCAAGGAGGTAGCCAGTACACGTGATTTTAGACAGGAAATAAGTAATATTGAAGTACCCTCTGTGCAGCAATCCACACGATCTCATTCCCTTCTTCAGGCAGAACAG gTGCCAGATAATTACGAGTTCGCatcaaacgatagaaataCTTTTCTGGAAACCGGAGAATTAACCGATTCTCATCAAGAACATGAACCGAGTCCACCAAGTCAAGATGATGAAAATGACGAAGTGCCTAATGACATTCCCTTTCTACGCGAAGTACCGGGACAATCAAGCTCCATAGATCCACGTAGAAATGATCCAACCGGGCAAGAACAATATGTTCAGACTGGTCAAAGATTGTCTGATCCAAGAAGAAATGATCCATCTGGTCAAGAGCAAGGTCTTCAGTTAAGAAGTATGTCTGAAAGATCAGAACGGCGCGATGTTCCACCTGGACAAGAAAGAAACGTTCCTTTACTCTCACGATCCGATTCCGACACGATGGAACGCCGAAACGATCCATCTGGCAGAGAACGTTCTCTGCCTCCGCAACAATCACGAAATGATCCATCTGGAGAAGAAAGATATCAGTCACAATCTCAAATTATGCTAGAACCAAGTGAGACACGGGAAATACCTGGAAGAGGTAATGAATCTGAAGATCCTGTTCAGCAGACTGAAGAAAATCTTAGACAAATACCGGGCGGTGCATCTTCCAATGAAGTTACTCAGTCAGCAGATGACAGATCTAATGGAAGAGTAGTTACAGGCTCTCAAGAAGTTCCTTCTATAGGCT CTGCGATACAGGATCAGACCAGTGACTCAAGAAACAAACGCGAGGAAGCTGTTGGCGCATCAATACGCGAGAGTCAAGGAATTCCTAGTGCATCGAATCGTAGAGATTCGTATGAAGATGAGGATGACGAAGGAGGATCCGGAAATAGTAGAGATGATAGCAGAGAAAGACGACGTGACAGTAGCTCGGAACGCCGAAGATACGAATACGAACGAAAAAGCGCGTA TTACGATCGTGAACGGGAATACGATGatgattattattacgatCGCCGACGTGGAGGAGAAAACGATCGAACATATAATACTCGCGATGAATTCGATCGTCGAGAAATTCCTTATCGAGAAGATGACCGCAAGCATCATAGTCGAGACGATCTAGATAGGCATTCGAGAGAAGAGGTCGATAGAAGAGGCAGAACTAAAGAAGATCTAGATGATAGAGACATTAGAAGAAGACCTGACGATCGTAGAAAAGATAGGGTTGATGATGGAATACGACGCAGGGAAAGAGACATTAGAGACTATGATCTACGATATTCTAGAGATCGCGATTATCTTGACCGTGACAGAAGAAGAGACGATAGACGACCAAGACGATACGATGATTACGATATAAGAGATCCATACAGGAGAGAATATTACGACGATCCTTATAGTAGagg TTCTAGACCATCCAGTAGATCCTCCTATAATGACAGAGATCGAGAGTACTACATGCGATCGAGAGATCCGTATTATCCTtataatg GATATCCTGGATACGATTACGGTGTTCATTATGCCAGTAACTATTATGCATACATCGAAAATTTGCGACGTACGAATCCTGCTGCTTATTCGGAATGgtatcataaatattatgCTAATCAACATCAACAACAACATATTTCTCGTGGTGTTGTTAATTATCCTGAAGACAGAGCAAGTGTCCATTCCGGGCGTAGTTCTTGCGACGAAAG aACAACTGGTGATAAACGAACATTAGCTGATATATCTATGCTTGAAGATTCGACAACTACCTCTGCACGTATGACACCAACTAAGTTCTCTATTTCACATGTGTATG GATGTTTCTCTATTGGATCGTTGATACATGTGCATCCAGCTTATCCATCTGATGGTGAAAGAGCCAAAGTAGACATTTTTAGATTGGATAATCTACTTTCACATGATCCAGTAGCACGCGATTTACGTGCCTATCCTGGTCCCCTAATTAAGCAAGT GGGTGTGACTCATAAAAAGACCATTATCGAATATTgtgagaataaaattaaaaaggcaGCGTCAAACGAAGAGATGGTTGATCGTGCTTCATACATACTTTTATATGAACTAATGATTATGTTGATTCAACAAAACGGA AATGTCGTCGGCGTTGATATAGCAGCATTGTTACTCAGAAATAAAGATGCATACCCTTACGATGTAAATAAGCAAAAGTCGCAGGATTCAGGAAGAAGGGAATCGATAATATCTCAAAGATCGGGAGCCTCAGTTGGAGATAGTGTTCAAGGCAGTCAAGATGGTGCATTGACATCCGAAAAAGTCGAAAGTAAGCCACGGAAAAGCACTGAACAAATAACAGACGAATTTAGAAGTACGTTACTTTATGGATTAGTCCAAGAAGCATtag aATATGCAATGAATGAAGGTCTTTGGGGACATGCACTCTTCTTAGCTAGCAAATTGGATAAACGTACGCATGCGTCTGTAATGACACGTTTTGCTAATAGTTTACCGTATCACGATCCACTGCAAACTTTATATCAACTTCATTCTGGCCGTGTGCCAGCTGTTGTTACTGGTATATCGGATCCTCGATGGGACGACTGGAGACCTCATTTAGCAATGATTATATCCAACACATCTGCTAATCCAGAAATTAATCGTCGCTCAATTACAACTCTCGGTGATACACTTTCTGCGCGAGGGGATATTTATGCAGCGCATTTCTGTTACGTACTTGCACAAGTTGATTTTGGTACCTATGGAGCAAGTAATGTAAAACTTGTACTGATCGGTGCAAACCATCATAAAGCATACAATGTATTTTTCTCAACGGAAGCCATTATGCTCACGGAAATATACGAATATGCGAGAAATCTTAGTGAACCAGGTTTTACATTAGTAGATCTACAAACCTTTAAGTTCGACTTGGTAATAAAAATGGTAGATCATGGATTAATAGAGAAAGCTTTACTATATATAGAACAAATTGCAGTAAACATTTTTAACGAACCATCAAAGTACAAAAAGTCGTTTATTAATGCAGTGTATAATTTAGGAGACAGGATTAGGTATCATGATCCTGTCTATAAAGATTCTATCGATGAAGCTACAACTTTAACTTGGTTCAATAATCTAGCTGAAATTGTTGGTAAATGCCAT GAGGGAGAAATTACCGAAAATGAAGTTTACGTTCCTCAAGCAAAACAAGaatcgtataacggtatacaaAATCAAGAAGTGCACGAGatgcaacaacaacagcagtGGAACACGACTCAAGCCGAATACAGAGAAGGTTCAACGTCGATGATGGAAGTAGCCACGACTGATACACAGTCAGAATGGCAGCCATTATCTCTACCACCGAATATACCAGATACATATGATCAAACTATGCAGTATACGAGAAACAACGAAGAATCTTGTCAATATCAACAACCTCAACAGCAAGATTATTGGACTCAAGACTCTTATTATCAAAGCAATTATGGAAGAAATGATAGTACCATCACGAATTGGCAACAATCGACATATTCTCCGGAACAAAGTGATATTGACAACTCTCAACAGCAAGAAAAATGGAACTATAAG ACGGAAAGAGAAGAACAAACACCTACCTTTGAA TCATCGCAACCGGCAATTTCGATGACACCGTCGATGAGAAAACAGTACGATCCATTGGAAGAATTGGATGCTCTCGAGACTCCGCAACCAGCCTCGAAACCTGCAGCTTCATCTAAAAAGGCATCAGAAAAACCAGTCGAAAAGAAATCTTCTAACAGCGGAGGTTCTTGGTTTGGCGGCCTCTTCAGCAAACTTGCTCCAAAACCAAGGAACCAGATGATTCTTCCGGATGACAGTAATCCGACG ATCGTTTGGGATCCGGTTGCTAAAAAATGGATGAATAAAGACGAAGACGGAGATAGTAATTCGGCTACAATAGCTCCCCCTCCGAAAGCTTCTGACATGGGATTTAGATCACCTGTGCCCGAACAAGCTTCTCAACCACCTCAATCATCTCAACCACCTTCGCAAGCAGATGACACCTCTgtgaacaaatttaaattacccAGAGGTAGAAGTATGCGTGCTAATTATATAGATGTAATGAATCCAGGTGGTTCAAAAAATAGCGCAGTACCTTCGAGTATACCAACCCCAGTAACATCTCCAATGGTACCTATGGCTACCTCATCACCTCAGTTATTTATCCCTGCTCCAG ttaaCGATCCAAGTGTTCCTGTAGACTTCTTAACTTCAATGGAAGCAACAGCAGCCGTACCTACGAACGTTCCTGAGAATACATCTCAAGGG TTCTCTCGATGGAGCTCAACCAGCTCGTTATCGCGAGAGGTGCAGAGCTACACTATGAGGGATCCGCGTTTTCTCCCACAGAACAAG GGACCAATGATGTACAACCCGAACGACATGAAGAATCGTTCAGTGAAGAACATACAGCAGAGCCGGTATCCTCCACGATAA